The nucleotide sequence AATTGCCTTCACGGCTTCGTTGGTCTCAAGAATATAGCTGTCATCACTGGTGTGTCCTGTGCCGATCAAACTGGTCGGCTCACAAATGATCACATCCGGCTTAAGCTGCGCCACAGCTTTACATTGCGCTACACTGTCGGCACACACGATTGTAATGATCCCCAGTTCATCGGCCCGTCTCATAGCCTTATCTAAATTGGCCAGCGTCAGTGGACGTTCCGCGTGATTTAACACTACCGCTGCGACTCCGGCATGTTTCAATGCCTCCGGCAAAACATGACCCATGCCTCTGCCCGGGACGATTCCATCCATATGTTGAGCCGTAACAATGAGCTGAGAAGTATGCTGAACAATGGCCGGAATATCAACCAACTGCGCAGTAAACATGACATCTATGTTGTACTCTTTGGCTAATTGATCGGCAACTTTAGCTAATTCCAAACTTTCTTTTCCATAAATATAGGATTTCGGATTAATAATCAGAAAAGGAGCCTTTATCTTGCGCTTATTCATAGCTTTTCCTCTTTTCCTGCGATTTTACTGAAGCCGGTTCTGTGTAAACAATAGGTAACGGTTATTTCTTGGTTGCAAAAACAGCATAGTAATGTCTTAAGCATTTTTGCACACCTGCTTTGGCAGAAGCCTTTACCTTCAGGTAATGATCGGGCTTTTGTTCCTGGATTTCATTCATGGCCGCATTAAGGAAATCAGAAAAAATATTAATTTTTGTTATTCCATTCAAGGCGCACCGATTCAAATTTTCATCCCCCGATGAAGATCCGCCATGCAAAACCAAAGGCGTATCAATAGCTGCTGCGATTTCCCGCAACCGGTCAAAGTTAATTTCCGGAACACCCTTATACATACCATGGGCGGTACCGATGGAAATAGCCAGCGAATCGACGCCTGTTGCTTCCACAAATCGGCAGGCATCTTCTACGGTGGTGTATTCTGACTCAGTCAACTGGTGATTTTCATAGTTTTCGCCTGAACCGACATGTCCGATTTCGGCTTCTACCACAACACCCCGTGCCTGGGCATAAGCTACGATTTCTTTGGTCTTTTTTACATTGAGAGCAAAATCATCCTGCGATGCATCAATCATTACAGATGAAAAACCCAGATCAACCGCTTTTTTTATAACACCCGGAGTAATCCCATGGTCCAGATGCAAGACCACCGGGACTTTAGCATTTTCCGCATATTTCTTGCCGATCATAGCGGCATCTTCCAATGATATGCTGTCGCCAATATGGCTTTCCGCTAAAGCCAGGATTAACGGTAATTCAAGTTCTTCAGCTACTTCCACATGCCATTTCAACCAATCCACATCAATGAAATTTGGTGCCGGAATAGCAAACTTCTCCTGCTGCGCTTTCTTAAATAAATCCTTAGACGTAACTAACACTTGCTTTCCCTCCATTCCTATATTGCACATATGGTCAATTAAATAGACAAAAGTTCACTCGAGGGTAAAAAATAAAATGGTCATAAGTGAAACGCACTCTCTTATTCACCACTTGTTTAAAACTTTTTTGAACTTTTGTTTAACTAATTGGTCAAATGTTCAATGTAGTGTAAAAATAAAACGGATGATCATCCATGGCTCTAGCATAGTCCTTATCAGCCTATTTGTCAATACAATATATTGAACTTTTCCGAAATAACCGACTATTCCGCCCCACCAAGCTTGGATTTGACCTCTTCCACAAATTTTCTCCGGTGCAAATCCATCAGGA is from Propionispora vibrioides and encodes:
- a CDS encoding class II fructose-bisphosphate aldolase; amino-acid sequence: MLVTSKDLFKKAQQEKFAIPAPNFIDVDWLKWHVEVAEELELPLILALAESHIGDSISLEDAAMIGKKYAENAKVPVVLHLDHGITPGVIKKAVDLGFSSVMIDASQDDFALNVKKTKEIVAYAQARGVVVEAEIGHVGSGENYENHQLTESEYTTVEDACRFVEATGVDSLAISIGTAHGMYKGVPEINFDRLREIAAAIDTPLVLHGGSSSGDENLNRCALNGITKINIFSDFLNAAMNEIQEQKPDHYLKVKASAKAGVQKCLRHYYAVFATKK
- a CDS encoding triose-phosphate isomerase, translated to MNKRKIKAPFLIINPKSYIYGKESLELAKVADQLAKEYNIDVMFTAQLVDIPAIVQHTSQLIVTAQHMDGIVPGRGMGHVLPEALKHAGVAAVVLNHAERPLTLANLDKAMRRADELGIITIVCADSVAQCKAVAQLKPDVIICEPTSLIGTGHTSDDSYILETNEAVKAIDSSILIIQAAGVSTGDDVYRVITQGADGSGGTSGILNAPNRKEKILEMIKALKRTEKERIELS